The following are from one region of the Odontesthes bonariensis isolate fOdoBon6 chromosome 12, fOdoBon6.hap1, whole genome shotgun sequence genome:
- the LOC142395973 gene encoding coiled-coil domain-containing protein 89: MEHKDSCQKSPEIPVEDLAERQMLRTRIDEQSSLICVLKHRADETLLRYQARQKINAELEDQVAHREKELDIERNRAEMLKKRFTDLAANNQAIISFMKEHKSQNDRLKLENERLQSENDSLFSQKLHDREVIVQKLTQELKLLREENMNKENEYRMKLAGCESELREQALQHKAEETSLLSQLRDAHQQHKNVMEMCEDLKLKVEDAKEQHALKEVNMKESVTNLTKEKDRLLSLCMERGKAIQEKQDEIQQLETKWREEKKARIEAQDRFELEAETVNADERVKSLQAALNESFTNFQKLNKDLDAFKEHSANLLTQERDLNKKLRHVIG, encoded by the exons ATGGAG CATAAGGACAGTTGTCAGAAGTCACCTGAGATTCCTGTAGAGGACTTAGCAGAAAGACAGATGCTGCGGACCAGGATAGATGAACAATCCAGTTTGATCTGCGTACTGAAGCACAGAGCAGATGAAACGCTTCTACGATATCAAGCCCGGCAGAAAATCAACGCTGAGCTTGAAGACCAAGTAGCTCACCGAGAGAAAGAACTGGACATCGAAAGAAACAGAGCagagatgttaaaaaaaaggttcaccGATTTAGCTGCCAACAACCAAGCAATCATTTCTTTCATGAAAGAGCACAAAAGCCAGAACGACCGGTTAAAGCTGGAAAACGAGCGGCTACAGTCGGAGAACGATTCACTGTTTTCCCAAAAGTTACATGACAGGGAAGTGATAGTTCAAAAACTCACGCAAGAATTAAAGCTGCTGCGGGAGGAAAATATGAACAAGGAAAATGAATACAG GATGAAATTAGCTGGATGTGAGTCAGAACTCAGAGAGCAGGCACTTCAGCATAAAGCTGAGGAGACATCACTACTCAGTCAGCTGCGTGATGCTCATCAACAACACAAAAATGTTATGGAAATGTGCGAAG ATTTGAAGCTGAAGGTAGAGGACGCTAAAGAACAGCATGCTTTGAAAGAAGTCAACATGAAGGAAAGCGTAACAAACCTCACCAAAGAGAAGGATAGATTACTGAGTCTTTGTATGGAAAGAGGCAAAGCAATACAG GAGAAGCAAGATGAAATCCAGCAGCTGGAGACAAAAtggagagaggagaaaaaagcCCGGATTGAGGCCCAGGACAG GTTTGAACTGGAGGCCGAAACTGTAAATGCAGACGAAAGAGTCAAGTCTCTTCAGGCTGCTCTCAATGAATCCTTCACAAACTTTCAGAAGCTGAACAAG GATTTAGATGCCTTCAAGGAACACAGTGCCAACCTCCTCACACAAGAGAGGGACTTAAATAAGAAACTTCGCCACGTGATTGGCTAA